The Anaerolineae bacterium genomic sequence CAGATGGCGCAAGTAGGGCCGGGTATCCCTGGAGATCGAATCCCGAGATCCCACGAGATGCACTAGGAGCCTATGCTCCCCAGCAGCCCCCTCCTTCGGAGCAGCCAGTATCGCGGGCAGCCGCCAGCCCTCCTCCGGGGTGAAGCCTAACCTGGCGAAGCGGTGTGAAGCGGTTTCCCACTCGAAATCCGTCGTTACCTCAAGGTGGCAAGGCGGATCAGGGAAATGGCCAAACGTCCTGGGTCTGAGGTTTTGTAGAAGCGCTTCCCGATGCGCGACCAGATCGGAGGGTGACTCTATAGCAGGAGCTGACGCGCGAGGGACGAAGATGTCATGAGCCGTAGTCGTGCGTTCATTGGGCGGCAGTACCCTATCCGGGAAGACAAGCAGGTCCTCGTGCTTCTCGAGCAACAGCGGATCCTCCACGAGATCGGGCACCAGGTGAGGGTCTACGTCTTCTCCCCGCAAGTGCCTCATGAACCACGCGTAGGTGGCCTTACGCGATACCTCATGGTAGCCATGCGGTCCTGGTGTCTCGATGAGCGCCACCCGGTCTTCTCTGCCGAGCAACTCATACACCGCCCTGATCCGCTGGAAGCACTCCTTCATGGAGTCGGTCGAGTACAGGTAGTCTCCCTCAGCCACCGAGATGAGTAAGGCTCTAGGAGCAATCAGAGCACCGATGTCGGGCAGATCCCACCGATACGTGTTGATCCATAACATGCAGTCGCAGTGATCATCAACGGTGCGGTCGATAATCTGCGTGGAGAGTGTGGCCGTCCCGCAGTTGGGAGCGACGGCCCCAACTCGCTCATCTGCGGCCCCCAGGAACCAGGTGATAGCTCCCCCTCCTGAGTTCCCCATGGCACCGATGCGGTCGGGGTCCACTTCAGAGCGGCTCTGAAGGAGATCAACCCCCCGCACCGCATTCCACATCTCTACGCCAGCCGGCGTATAGCCGCGGCTAAGCCACTGGTACTGCCCATGGCTGTAGGGCCCGTGGTGGGTGCCAAACATCTCCCAGTACTCGATTGTATCGAGGACTAATGTGACGAAACCCAGCTTGGCTAGATGCTGGCAGTGGTATTGGCTGGCGGTCTTTTGCGTGTACGAGTGGCCGTTCAGGTAGATCACTGCCGGATAAGGACTCTTGCCCGAGACAGGGAGATAGAGATTCGCCGTCACGTACAGCCCGGGAATCGACTCAAAGCACAGAACCTCGATGCGGTAGCCGGCCGAAGAGCGGTCCAGAAGCCGGACAGTCCGCACATTAAGCGGAGGGCGCTCTTCCTTCGAGGGAACAGATGGCATTCCCATCATCTCCATGTACTGCTGCCAACGACGCGGACGCTGGGCGTACCATTCCTCGGCCGTTTCCGGCATTTCCCTAACCGAGGCGTCCGAAATGCGCCTTGCCTCTCGACACAGGCATTCGCGAATGTTGTTCACCACTGCCTCCTCAATTGCAGCGACGAGAGACCTGGCAGACGCTCGAGCCGGCACGAAACCACCCATCTAGCTTCAGTGACAGGTCGGGAGGACGCACAACGGTTAGCAGGGCTGGCCCTGGTTGGGGGGCCGCCGTCAGCAACACGCCATCAGCCCTTGAGTCCTGAGAGAGTGATGCCCTGGATGAAATAGCGCTGGGAGAAGAAGAACACGATGAGGCAAGGCAACATGACAATGACCGAGTACGCCATGAGATGCTGCCACTGTGTATAGTACTCATCGCGGAAGGCGACCAGACCCAGAGCCAGGGGCCACTTCTTCGCGGTCCGCAAGTAGATGAGCGGCTCCATGAAGGAGTTCCAGTTGCCGACAAAGGAGAACACAGCGACGGCGGCCAGAGCCGGCCCCGCCAGTGGCATTATGATCCGCCACCAGATCAGGGGCGGAGTCGCCCCATCCATTGTAGCCGCTTCGTCGAACTCCTTGGGGATTCCCATGAAGAACTGCCGTAGCAGGAAGACATAGAAGGCGCTTGCGAAGAACGAAGGTACAACCAGGGGCTTGAAGGTGTTGGTCCATCCCATCCTGTGGAACAGCACGAACAGCGGGATCATGGTCACCTGCCCGGGCAGCATCATGGTGGATAGCAGAACCGCGAACAGGACGTTTCTGCCCGGCCATTCGAGTCTGGCGAAAGCAAAGGCCACGATCGCCGAAGAGATAACCACGGCGCACATCGGCACAACGGTGATGATAAGCGTGTTCACGAAATACCTGGCAGTGGGCACCATCACGAGCGCGTCTACGTAGTTCCCAAACTCCACCGGGTTGGGTATCCAAATAGGCGGGTTGGTGAAGACCTGGGCGTCTGTCTTGAGTGATGTTGACAGCATCCACAGGAAAGGAAAGAGGAAAGTCACGCCTACAGCGACCATCAGGGCATACAGGATCAGCGCCCGACCCACCACCAACGTGCGCCTAATCACAACGCGCCGTCGCCAGACCGTCGAGCTCTGCACATGGACGGGCTGAATCTCGACCGTCATTTCCCTACCTCGGATGACCAGCAGCAGTGCCGCGATCGTTGCCCATCAGGCCCGACCCGTGAGAGGAGCGGGAGACTCGTAGTACACCCACCGGCCGGAAGACCGGAAGACCACAAACGTGAAGAAGAGCACGACCAGGAACAGAACCCAAGCCATGGCCGAGGCATAGCCCATCCGCAGGTATTGGAAAGCATTGTAGTAGAGGTAGAGCACGTAGAAGAGGGTCGAGTTTGCCGGTCCACCCCTAGTCATGATGTAAGCATTGGTGAAGACTTGAAAGCTGCCGATGATACCCATTACCAGGTTGAAGAAGATTGTCGGCGTGATCAACGGCAAGGTGACATGACGAATCTTCTGCAGCCAGGCTGCCCCATCCACCATTGATGCATCGTATAGCTCGGCGGGGACACCCTGGAGTGCCGCCAAGAATATGACCATCGCCCTCCCGATCCCCCAGAAGCTCATCAGGATGAGGGCCGGTTTGGACCAATTCGGGTGCTGAAGCCAGAGAGGGCCCCTGATCCCCACTCGTTCGAGGAAGAGGTTGACTAGACCCAGGCTGGGATCGAACAGCCAAAGCCACAGCATCGAAAGAGCTACGCCAGACACCACCGAAGGCAAGTAGTAGACAGTGCGGAAGAGATTCTCGCCCGGCATTCCCTGATTGAGCAGCACCGCCACCGCCAGCGCAAGGGCGAGGGAGAGAGGGACCTGAAAGACCGAATAATACACCGTATTATAGATCGCGATAGTGTGACGATAGTCGTCCGTGAACAGCTCCACGAAGTTCCGCAGCCCGACAAACGAGGGCGGTTTGAGCACATTATAGTCCGTGAAACTGAAGTAGATAGACGCAACCATGGGACCAAGCGTGAATGCAAGAAAGCCAATAACCCACGGGGAGACCATAAGGAATCCCCAGAGACGCTGTTGGCGCATGTCAAGTCCTTCTACAGGCGGTCAGCGGTCCGACAGTGGATCCTCAGAGGATCCCCTGTCGGACCAGAGTGGACCAGTTGGAGTGAGTCTGCTATGTCCCTTCGATGTCGAGCCCGGTATCAGGCCAATCGGGATAGGGTTCCATCGCTTTGTTGACCTCGGCCTCGGCATCGGCCAGCGCCTGCTCAGGCGACTTCACACCGAGGCTGACGGATTCAAGCATGGTGGCGATGGTATCTCCCATCTGTGAGTGTATGGGCCACTTACCCTGAGGGGCACCGTAGGTCGCGATGCCTTTGAAGGTCGCGGCGGTGCCACGGAGGCGCATGTAGTCACTTTGGTCCACGGCTGACTTGCGTGGTGGTAGCTGGCCCCTGCTCTCGGCATATGCCACCAGACTATCTAGGGAAAGGTGTAGCTTCAGGAAGTCCCAAGCCGCTTCGGGATACTTGGAGTTGGGGGCAAGGGCCACCTGGTTGATGTAGGCTGTAACCACACGCCGCTCCTTCAGCGGCGGTAGAGGCAGCACCCAGTACTCCTCTTTCTCCGGCGCGTACTTGACCAACTCGCGCCAGTAGTACGAGGACACGTACCAGGCAATCACCACTTGCCCGGTGGCAAAGTAGTTGATGGGCGACTCTGCCAGTGGTGCTGCGCCTGTGGGCGCGGCAGCCCAGTTACGCTCTTTGATAAAGTTGAGGGCCCAAAGCCCGGCCTCGCTGTTGAAGGCGGCCTTGCCCCCTTTGAGTAGCGCGCCCTTGGCGCTATAGAGCACAAGGTAGTACTCAAGAGCGTAGTTGTCTGCAGTAGATCCCATCCGAACTAGCTTGCCGTCCTCAACAATGGTGAGCTCCGGCACAGCAGCCAGATAGTCATCGAAAGTCCAGTCGTCCGGAATCGTGACACCCGCTTCTTCAGTCAGGTCCCGCCGATAGCAGTAGTCACGAGGGGCAAGCACGTTGGGCAGGCCCCACATCTCGCCCTGCCATTCGCAGTAGTAGGTGCAGAAATCGAAGAAGTCCTCCGCTTCCTCCCACTCCGCAAGTCTCTCGTTGAGGGGCAGGGAAAGCTGATTCTCAGCAGCGATTGGGCTCATCTGCGCCCACATAGTGAAGATGTCCGGAAGGGCGTTGGCTGCCTTCGAGGTCAGCAGCACCTCCTGAAGGCTTCCGGAAGGCAACGGGGTGATCTCTATGTTTCCGTTAGGATACTTCTCCTTCCAGGCCGGTATTAGCACCTCGTCAATGTACGGCTGATAGTCCGGGTTGACAGCGATCTGGCCCAGTAGGTCGAACTTCTCGTCCGACGGCGCCGGGGCCGCCACTTCCGTGGCGGCAACAGCCTCCGGCGCGACCGGAGCGGCTGAGGGCGTCGGCGCACATGCTGCCAGTACGCCACTTGAGGCGATGGCCACGCCAAGTAGCCCGGAGTCCTTTAGCAGAGCTCTACGAGTGATCCTGCCCATCTCTTCAGCCTCCTGTAGGCGAATGGAGAGCGATACCCGTCCACTAGCTTGTCAGCTTCCACCTCCAGGTCGCGTGTGGTACCATACTCGTACTGTGTACTGCACTCCGTAGCCCGCTTCAACCCTTCTCCGCCGATCGGCTGCCAGGCTCGCTGCCAAGACGCTGCCATGCGCTCGCTGGAGGCGTGGAACAACCTGAGAGATACTGGGCAGGGGCAACCTACCCATCGGAGGCTCGATGCTCAAGTCCGTCTCCACTGTACTGCTTGAGGGTTACGAGGGCGACGAACACGTCCAGGAGCTTCGCTGGCGATCCCTGCTGCTCGTGGCACTGGCCTGTGCTATCTTGGCCTACGTATGGCTGTTCCAGGCCGCCACTTTCCCGGCCGGATTGTCAGGGTCAGTCCTGCCGCCTCTGGGCATGGTGGCTCCACCTCTGGTGCTGACCGCTGCCACCGCTATGGTACTGGCTCTGAGGAGGTACCACGCCATTGCCCCGGCAGTGATGGCGAGCGGACTCGTGGCGTGTCTCTTCATCTGGCAAGACCCTATGCGCTACTACCTGGCTCCCGGGGCCGTCTGCGTCATCGGCCTTCTGGGCAGCCGCCGCCTGGGGGTGCTGGCCACCCTGGCTGTCTCGTCTCTGCCTGATGCTCCCGGTCCAATGCTCACGTCCGTCTGGCTGGTCCTCTTTGCAGTGTACCTGTCAAGCGACTCCTTCTATGCTCTCATTCATGATGCCCTGATCAGAGAAGAGGCTGCCGCTGACCTTTCTCGCGAGCTACTGGAGCGCCGTGGTGAGCTTCGGCGCCTCAACGACTCGCTTCGCAACGCTTACCTTCTCCTTGAGCGCACCAATCATGAGCTTGCTGAAGCCAGGGACGAGGCCGAAGAGGCTCGGCGGCTCAAAGCGCGGTTCGCTGCTGTGGTCAGCCATGAGTTGCGAACTCCGCTCAACCTGATTCTCGGGTTCACTGAGGCCATGCACAAGATGCCGGAGCTCTACCGAGGGGCCGTGTTCACGCCAGAGCTGCGCGGCGACATCCGCGAGGTCTACCGTAGCGCCAGATACCTGCTCTCGCTGGTAGATGACGTGCTGGACCTGTCCCGTGTAGAGCAGACCGATCTGGCTTTGATGCCGCAGGAGACTGATATCACGACCCTCATCCGCGAAGCTACCTCCGCTGTGGCAGGGCTCTTCCGCGGGCGGCCCGTCCGCCTGAGGGAGGAGTTCTCCGACCCCATCCCCCCCTGCATCGTGGACCCCACGCGCATTCGACAGGTGCTCACCAACCTGCTGACCAATGCTGCGCGGTTCACCGCCGAAGGTGAAGTGTGTGTCAGCGCATGGTTCGACGGGAACTACCAGGAGATAGTGGTGTGCGTAAGCGACACCGGTCCTGGCCTGCCCGCGGAAGACAGAACGCGCGTGTTTGACGCTTTCTTCCAGGTGACTGGCTCCCTGGGACGGGAGTATGGTGGCTCCGGGCTCGGTCTCGCCATCTGCAAGACATTTGTGCAGCTTCATGGCGGCCGCATCTGGGTGGAGAGCGAAGTCGGTCAGGGCAGCCGGTTCTACTTCAGCCTTCCGCTTCGCCCGTACTGGCGCAGCCTTGAGAAGTGGAAGCTCCAAGGTTCCGCAGATCCCTTCGGGGACAGCTTGTTGGTGCTCGGCGATGCGGGAGGTCTATCAGAGACTCTCCAGCGATCTCTATCCGACCTGAACATCCACCACGTT encodes the following:
- a CDS encoding carbohydrate ABC transporter permease, with the translated sequence MIRRTLVVGRALILYALMVAVGVTFLFPFLWMLSTSLKTDAQVFTNPPIWIPNPVEFGNYVDALVMVPTARYFVNTLIITVVPMCAVVISSAIVAFAFARLEWPGRNVLFAVLLSTMMLPGQVTMIPLFVLFHRMGWTNTFKPLVVPSFFASAFYVFLLRQFFMGIPKEFDEAATMDGATPPLIWWRIIMPLAGPALAAVAVFSFVGNWNSFMEPLIYLRTAKKWPLALGLVAFRDEYYTQWQHLMAYSVIVMLPCLIVFFFSQRYFIQGITLSGLKG
- a CDS encoding sugar ABC transporter permease; amino-acid sequence: MRQQRLWGFLMVSPWVIGFLAFTLGPMVASIYFSFTDYNVLKPPSFVGLRNFVELFTDDYRHTIAIYNTVYYSVFQVPLSLALALAVAVLLNQGMPGENLFRTVYYLPSVVSGVALSMLWLWLFDPSLGLVNLFLERVGIRGPLWLQHPNWSKPALILMSFWGIGRAMVIFLAALQGVPAELYDASMVDGAAWLQKIRHVTLPLITPTIFFNLVMGIIGSFQVFTNAYIMTRGGPANSTLFYVLYLYYNAFQYLRMGYASAMAWVLFLVVLFFTFVVFRSSGRWVYYESPAPLTGRA
- a CDS encoding extracellular solute-binding protein: MGRITRRALLKDSGLLGVAIASSGVLAACAPTPSAAPVAPEAVAATEVAAPAPSDEKFDLLGQIAVNPDYQPYIDEVLIPAWKEKYPNGNIEITPLPSGSLQEVLLTSKAANALPDIFTMWAQMSPIAAENQLSLPLNERLAEWEEAEDFFDFCTYYCEWQGEMWGLPNVLAPRDYCYRRDLTEEAGVTIPDDWTFDDYLAAVPELTIVEDGKLVRMGSTADNYALEYYLVLYSAKGALLKGGKAAFNSEAGLWALNFIKERNWAAAPTGAAPLAESPINYFATGQVVIAWYVSSYYWRELVKYAPEKEEYWVLPLPPLKERRVVTAYINQVALAPNSKYPEAAWDFLKLHLSLDSLVAYAESRGQLPPRKSAVDQSDYMRLRGTAATFKGIATYGAPQGKWPIHSQMGDTIATMLESVSLGVKSPEQALADAEAEVNKAMEPYPDWPDTGLDIEGT
- a CDS encoding hybrid sensor histidine kinase/response regulator, which encodes MLKSVSTVLLEGYEGDEHVQELRWRSLLLVALACAILAYVWLFQAATFPAGLSGSVLPPLGMVAPPLVLTAATAMVLALRRYHAIAPAVMASGLVACLFIWQDPMRYYLAPGAVCVIGLLGSRRLGVLATLAVSSLPDAPGPMLTSVWLVLFAVYLSSDSFYALIHDALIREEAAADLSRELLERRGELRRLNDSLRNAYLLLERTNHELAEARDEAEEARRLKARFAAVVSHELRTPLNLILGFTEAMHKMPELYRGAVFTPELRGDIREVYRSARYLLSLVDDVLDLSRVEQTDLALMPQETDITTLIREATSAVAGLFRGRPVRLREEFSDPIPPCIVDPTRIRQVLTNLLTNAARFTAEGEVCVSAWFDGNYQEIVVCVSDTGPGLPAEDRTRVFDAFFQVTGSLGREYGGSGLGLAICKTFVQLHGGRIWVESEVGQGSRFYFSLPLRPYWRSLEKWKLQGSADPFGDSLLVLGDAGGLSETLQRSLSDLNIHHVADPLDLKEAIAQWHPRCVVAFGQHSGRPAAESLEGLAAWPGLPLLLCELPDGKPLSSYPQIRGVLRKPIAQRALVQAVDELGPVRTLLAVDDEEGMTRLIQRMLSQARPHVSVLAAHDGDEALSALRQFRPDALVLDLAMPGRDGLSLLEAMASESLANIPVVVLTGLGEHGDEIAVRRVAIQSLPGLRETEFIGILQSLAQTARPSYLGQAAAADFCDPEPAQRSLALDPRDGR